From the genome of Pukyongia salina, one region includes:
- a CDS encoding riboflavin synthase, translating into MFTGIIETLGTISEIQREGDNLHLEIQSNISNELSVDQSVSHNGICLTVVEVRAESYVVTAVKETLEKTNLGELKVGSLVNLERAMKLGDRLDGHIVQGHVDEIGICTEIREANGSWYFTFSYNSEHKNITIEKGSITVNGVSLTVVNSKDDEFSVAIIPYTFEHTNFRQLRKGDTVNLEFDVVGKYVKRLMNAF; encoded by the coding sequence ATGTTCACAGGAATAATAGAAACTCTCGGAACCATTTCAGAAATACAAAGAGAGGGAGATAATCTTCACTTGGAAATCCAATCAAATATAAGCAATGAACTTTCTGTGGATCAAAGTGTTTCACATAACGGGATTTGTTTAACCGTAGTTGAAGTAAGAGCCGAAAGTTATGTTGTAACAGCTGTGAAGGAAACGCTGGAGAAAACAAACCTGGGTGAACTAAAGGTAGGTAGCCTGGTTAATCTTGAGCGCGCAATGAAACTTGGAGATCGCTTAGATGGCCATATTGTTCAAGGACATGTGGATGAAATCGGTATTTGCACCGAAATACGCGAAGCGAACGGAAGCTGGTATTTTACTTTTTCATATAATTCGGAACATAAAAACATCACCATCGAAAAAGGTTCTATTACGGTAAATGGGGTAAGTCTTACGGTAGTGAATTCTAAAGATGATGAATTTAGTGTGGCCATTATTCCATACACCTTCGAGCATACAAATTTCCGGCAACTAAGAAAAGGTGATACTGTAAATTTGGAATTTGATGTTGTAGGAAAATACGTAAAACGTCTTATGAACGCGTTCTAG
- the lepA gene encoding translation elongation factor 4: MKNIRNFCIIAHIDHGKSTLADRLLDATGSVTAREQQAQLLDNMDLERERGITIKSHAVQMDYEYEGEQYILNLIDTPGHVDFSYEVSRSIAACEGALLVVDAAQSIQAQTISNLYLALENDLEIIPVLNKVDLPSANPEEVTDDIVDLLGCSAEEVIPASAKTGIGITEILKAIIDRIPAPKGNANESLQALIFDSVYNPFRGVETYFRVLNGEIRKGQQIKFMATGKNYFADEVGTLKLKQIPKQVIKTGDVGYLITGIKDAREVKVGDTITDAKTPTTNMIEGFEDVKPMVFAGIYPVDTEDYEELRTSMEKLQLNDASLVFQPESSAALGFGFRCGFLGMLHLEIIQERLEREFDMTVITTVPNVSYQAYTNKNPDEPILVNNPSDLPEPSTLNRVEEPYIKASIITKSDFVGPVMSLCIEKRGQITNQTYLTPERVELNFDMPLAEIVFDFYDRLKTVSKGYASFDYSPIGLRASKLVKVDVLLNGNTVDALSALLHQDNAYDIGKKMCEKLRQLIPRQQFDIPIQAAIGAKIIARETVKALRKDVTAKCYGGDISRKRKLLEKQKKGKKRMRAVGNVEIPQEAFMAVLKLND, translated from the coding sequence ATGAAGAACATCCGCAATTTTTGTATCATCGCTCATATCGACCACGGGAAGAGTACTCTGGCAGACAGACTGCTGGATGCTACCGGCTCTGTAACAGCCAGGGAGCAGCAAGCCCAGTTGCTGGACAATATGGATTTGGAGCGTGAGCGTGGGATCACTATTAAAAGTCACGCTGTACAAATGGACTATGAGTATGAGGGCGAACAATATATCCTGAATCTTATCGATACTCCAGGTCATGTAGATTTCTCTTACGAAGTGTCTCGTTCCATCGCGGCTTGTGAGGGTGCGTTACTCGTTGTGGATGCTGCACAAAGCATACAGGCACAAACTATTTCAAACTTATACCTCGCTCTGGAGAATGATCTTGAGATCATCCCTGTACTTAATAAAGTGGATCTGCCATCGGCTAACCCTGAAGAAGTGACAGATGATATCGTAGACCTTTTAGGCTGCAGCGCGGAAGAGGTTATTCCTGCTTCGGCCAAAACCGGAATTGGTATCACCGAAATCCTTAAAGCGATAATCGACAGGATCCCTGCGCCCAAGGGGAATGCCAACGAGTCTTTGCAAGCTTTAATTTTCGATTCGGTTTATAACCCGTTTCGTGGAGTTGAGACCTATTTTCGAGTACTTAATGGCGAGATCAGGAAAGGACAGCAGATAAAGTTTATGGCAACCGGCAAAAACTATTTTGCCGATGAGGTGGGTACACTAAAATTAAAACAAATACCTAAGCAGGTGATCAAGACCGGAGATGTAGGTTATCTTATTACTGGCATTAAAGATGCCCGTGAAGTAAAGGTTGGAGATACTATTACCGATGCTAAGACCCCTACCACCAATATGATCGAAGGCTTCGAAGATGTAAAGCCTATGGTATTTGCCGGTATTTACCCGGTAGATACAGAAGATTATGAGGAACTGAGAACTTCCATGGAAAAGCTACAGCTAAACGATGCTTCTCTGGTTTTTCAGCCTGAAAGTTCGGCTGCACTTGGCTTTGGGTTTCGATGTGGATTCCTGGGGATGTTACACCTCGAGATCATCCAGGAACGCCTTGAACGTGAATTCGATATGACGGTGATCACCACCGTGCCTAACGTATCTTACCAGGCATATACAAATAAAAACCCGGATGAACCTATCTTGGTTAATAATCCTTCAGACCTGCCCGAGCCTTCTACCCTAAACCGGGTTGAAGAACCTTATATCAAAGCGAGCATTATTACAAAGTCCGATTTTGTTGGGCCAGTGATGTCTCTGTGTATTGAGAAAAGAGGACAGATCACCAATCAAACTTATTTAACTCCCGAGCGGGTAGAGCTTAATTTCGATATGCCGCTGGCGGAGATCGTTTTCGATTTCTACGACCGATTAAAAACCGTGTCCAAAGGTTATGCATCTTTCGATTATTCACCTATTGGGCTTAGGGCTTCCAAGCTTGTGAAGGTAGATGTGCTATTAAACGGAAATACCGTCGATGCGCTTTCAGCTCTTTTACACCAGGACAATGCCTACGATATAGGGAAGAAGATGTGCGAAAAATTAAGACAATTGATCCCTCGCCAACAGTTCGATATTCCAATCCAGGCCGCTATTGGTGCGAAGATAATCGCCCGAGAGACAGTAAAAGCACTGCGTAAGGATGTTACTGCCAAATGTTATGGGGGTGACATATCGAGGAAACGTAAACTGCTCGAAAAGCAAAAGAAAGGTAAAAAACGTATGCGTGCTGTAGGAAATGTGGAGATCCCACAGGAAGCATTTATGGCTGTTCTGAAGCTCAATGACTAA
- the dusB gene encoding tRNA dihydrouridine synthase DusB — translation MAMIGDINVGDFPLLLAPMEDVSDPPFRALCKEQGADVVFTEFISSEGLIRDAAKSVMKLDIYEKERPVGIQIFGAVLDSMLRSVEIVEASGPDIIDINFGCPVKKVVSKGAGAGILKDIDLMVSLTEAMVKHTKLPVTVKTRLGWDHDSIKIVEVAERLQDVGCKAISIHGRTRAQMYKGEADWAPIAEVKNNPRMHIPVFGNGDVTSPEKAMEMRDKYGLDGAMIGRASIGYPWFFKEVKHYFKTGEHCAPPTMAERVEAARRHLTMAIDWKGEKLGVFETRRHYTNYFKGIPDFKHHRMKMVTSDDSASVFAAFDEVLEKFGDHQFA, via the coding sequence ATGGCAATGATAGGCGATATAAATGTTGGAGATTTTCCGCTTTTACTGGCACCCATGGAGGATGTGAGTGATCCTCCCTTCAGGGCGTTGTGTAAAGAGCAGGGAGCCGATGTGGTGTTTACAGAATTCATTTCTTCGGAAGGACTTATTCGCGATGCAGCGAAAAGTGTGATGAAGCTGGATATATACGAAAAGGAACGGCCGGTTGGCATCCAGATATTTGGAGCCGTTCTGGATTCGATGCTTCGTAGTGTTGAGATCGTGGAAGCAAGCGGGCCCGATATAATTGATATAAATTTTGGATGCCCTGTAAAGAAAGTGGTTTCTAAAGGCGCCGGCGCCGGGATTCTGAAAGATATAGACCTGATGGTTTCACTCACTGAAGCTATGGTTAAGCACACCAAATTGCCTGTAACAGTAAAAACGAGACTTGGCTGGGATCATGATTCCATTAAGATCGTTGAAGTTGCAGAACGTTTACAGGATGTAGGCTGTAAGGCGATCTCCATTCATGGGCGCACCCGGGCACAGATGTATAAAGGAGAGGCCGATTGGGCGCCTATTGCCGAAGTAAAGAATAATCCCAGAATGCACATACCTGTGTTTGGCAATGGAGATGTGACCTCGCCGGAAAAGGCAATGGAAATGCGTGATAAGTACGGGCTTGATGGGGCCATGATAGGCAGAGCGAGCATTGGCTATCCCTGGTTCTTCAAAGAAGTGAAACACTACTTTAAAACAGGGGAACATTGTGCACCGCCCACCATGGCCGAGCGGGTAGAAGCAGCGCGCAGGCATTTAACCATGGCCATAGACTGGAAAGGGGAGAAACTAGGAGTATTTGAAACAAGACGACATTACACAAATTATTTTAAAGGCATCCCCGACTTTAAACACCACCGAATGAAAATGGTTACCAGTGACGATTCGGCGTCTGTATTTGCTGCCTTCGATGAAGTACTGGAAAAATTTGGAGATCATCAATTCGCTTAA
- the mce gene encoding methylmalonyl-CoA epimerase, translated as MKKIEHIGIAVKDLSLANEVYQKLMGYQHYKTEEVASEGVTTSFFKCGESKIELLEGTTEDSAITKFVNKRGEGIHHIAFAVDDIRAEVDRLVNEGFTVLNKEPKRGADNKWVVFLHPKSSHGVLVELCQDVDPAMIES; from the coding sequence ATGAAAAAGATCGAGCATATTGGGATAGCTGTTAAAGATCTGTCTCTAGCCAATGAAGTGTACCAAAAACTTATGGGCTACCAACATTATAAAACCGAAGAAGTTGCATCGGAAGGGGTTACAACTTCCTTTTTTAAATGTGGTGAAAGTAAAATTGAGTTGTTGGAAGGAACTACAGAGGACAGCGCGATCACAAAATTTGTAAATAAACGCGGAGAAGGAATTCATCACATCGCCTTTGCAGTTGATGATATCCGGGCCGAAGTTGATCGGCTTGTAAATGAAGGGTTTACCGTTCTGAACAAAGAGCCTAAGCGAGGTGCCGACAATAAATGGGTGGTATTTCTACATCCGAAATCGTCCCATGGAGTCCTTGTAGAGCTATGTCAGGACGTCGATCCCGCTATGATCGAATCGTAA
- a CDS encoding beta-ketoacyl-ACP synthase III, whose amino-acid sequence MSKITAAITAVGGYVPEYVLTNKILETMVDTNDEWITTRTGIKERRILKEEGKGTSFLAIKAAQDLLQKSNTDPKDIDLVIMATATPDMPVAATGVYVATEIGAVNAFSFDLIAACSSFLYGMSTAARYIESGKYKKVLLIGADKMSSIIDYEDRTTCIIFGDGGGAVLFEPNEDGLGVQDEILRSDGIGRQSLKIDAGGSILPPSAQTVASKQHYVFQDGKTVFKFAVSNMADVSEKIMMRNGLTGNDVNWLVPHQANRRIIDATAKRMDLPEDKVMVNIQKYGNTTSATLPLCLVDYENKLKKGDNLVFASFGGGFTWGAVYVKWAYNSN is encoded by the coding sequence ATGAGCAAAATCACAGCCGCAATAACTGCTGTAGGAGGATATGTTCCGGAATACGTACTTACCAATAAGATCCTCGAAACTATGGTAGATACCAATGACGAATGGATCACAACCCGCACGGGGATCAAAGAAAGACGTATTTTAAAGGAAGAAGGAAAAGGAACTTCCTTTTTAGCGATTAAAGCTGCCCAGGATCTGTTGCAAAAGAGCAATACAGACCCAAAAGACATTGACCTGGTAATTATGGCAACCGCCACACCCGATATGCCGGTAGCAGCAACAGGCGTTTACGTAGCCACCGAAATAGGTGCCGTAAACGCTTTTTCATTCGACCTGATCGCTGCCTGTTCCAGTTTCTTATACGGAATGTCTACCGCCGCCAGATATATAGAATCCGGAAAATATAAAAAAGTACTTTTAATAGGCGCCGATAAGATGTCGTCCATAATCGACTATGAGGATAGAACCACCTGTATTATCTTTGGTGATGGAGGAGGCGCGGTGCTTTTCGAACCAAACGAAGACGGTCTTGGAGTGCAGGATGAGATATTACGTAGTGACGGTATAGGGCGCCAAAGTCTGAAGATAGATGCCGGAGGCTCAATTCTCCCTCCAAGCGCTCAAACCGTGGCTAGCAAACAACATTATGTGTTCCAGGATGGAAAGACGGTATTTAAGTTTGCGGTGTCCAATATGGCCGATGTAAGCGAAAAGATCATGATGAGGAACGGATTAACGGGAAATGACGTAAATTGGTTAGTGCCTCATCAGGCAAACAGACGCATTATAGATGCAACAGCCAAACGCATGGATCTGCCGGAGGATAAGGTAATGGTTAATATTCAGAAGTACGGCAATACTACTTCGGCTACTCTACCGCTCTGTCTGGTGGATTATGAAAATAAATTGAAAAAAGGAGATAATTTAGTGTTCGCTTCCTTTGGAGGTGGCTTTACATGGGGCGCAGTTTATGTAAAATGGGCCTATAATTCGAACTGA
- the pdxA gene encoding 4-hydroxythreonine-4-phosphate dehydrogenase PdxA: MSKNQKIVVGISIGDLNGIGSEVVLKTFRDSRMLEFCTPVIFASVKTMSFCKKVFELDDISLHGIDSLDAILHKKINVFNVWKEQPEIKFGEEDKAIGTFAVRSLEAAVSALKDSMIDVLVTAPINKSNVQSEAFNFPGHTDYLAKELGGESLMLLISDELRVGLLTDHVAVKDVSENITRELIEKKINTIHKTLIQDFAISKPKIAVLGLNPHNGDHGVIGTEDDEILEPTLTNLRNNGKMVFGPYAADSFFGSGNYKNFDVVIASYHDQGLVPFKTLAFGSGVNYTAGLSKIRTSPDHGTAYDVAGKNKANPESFEQAVFAAIEIYRKRKEYLKLSKDPLKPLPKRSFAKKK; the protein is encoded by the coding sequence ATGAGCAAAAATCAGAAAATAGTAGTGGGGATCTCCATAGGTGACCTTAATGGCATAGGCAGTGAAGTGGTACTTAAAACCTTCCGTGACAGTCGTATGCTGGAATTTTGCACACCGGTGATCTTTGCGTCTGTGAAAACAATGTCCTTTTGTAAAAAAGTTTTCGAACTGGACGACATAAGCCTACACGGTATAGACTCGCTCGACGCCATCCTGCATAAGAAGATCAATGTTTTTAATGTCTGGAAAGAACAACCTGAGATAAAGTTTGGAGAAGAGGACAAGGCAATAGGAACATTTGCAGTTAGATCTCTGGAGGCTGCAGTTTCCGCTCTGAAGGATTCTATGATCGATGTATTGGTAACTGCACCGATAAATAAATCCAATGTTCAATCTGAAGCCTTCAATTTTCCGGGCCATACAGATTACCTTGCTAAAGAACTTGGTGGGGAAAGCCTGATGTTATTAATTTCGGATGAACTTAGAGTAGGCTTGCTAACAGACCATGTTGCCGTTAAGGATGTTTCAGAAAATATTACAAGAGAGCTCATAGAAAAAAAGATAAACACTATTCACAAAACCCTAATTCAGGATTTTGCTATTTCTAAGCCAAAGATCGCGGTACTTGGACTTAACCCGCATAATGGAGATCATGGAGTGATTGGCACGGAGGATGACGAAATACTGGAACCAACCCTTACTAATTTGAGGAATAACGGCAAAATGGTGTTCGGTCCTTATGCCGCCGATAGTTTCTTTGGATCTGGAAATTACAAGAACTTTGATGTAGTGATCGCCTCCTATCACGATCAGGGATTGGTGCCCTTTAAAACCCTTGCTTTTGGAAGTGGAGTGAATTATACTGCCGGGTTGAGTAAAATACGAACGTCACCGGATCATGGAACGGCCTATGATGTTGCAGGAAAAAATAAAGCCAATCCCGAATCGTTCGAGCAGGCGGTTTTTGCGGCTATAGAAATCTATAGAAAACGCAAAGAATACCTCAAGTTATCGAAAGATCCGTTAAAACCTCTTCCGAAGCGATCATTTGCCAAAAAGAAGTAG
- the rbfA gene encoding 30S ribosome-binding factor RbfA encodes MYYFCIMTESNRQKKIAGVLQEDLANELQTMLRNAGQTGVILSVSKVSVTSDLSIAKVYVSVFPSDKAEGIVKELNVIKPTIKHRIALLVKDQLRKMPDLIFYNDDSLEYIENLEKAVKGEENPLEDPDLLPKRKKS; translated from the coding sequence ATGTACTATTTTTGCATTATGACTGAAAGCAACAGACAAAAGAAAATTGCAGGCGTTCTTCAGGAAGACCTAGCAAATGAATTACAGACCATGTTAAGAAATGCCGGCCAGACCGGGGTTATACTTTCTGTGTCCAAGGTTTCTGTAACTTCAGACCTATCAATTGCCAAGGTCTACGTTAGCGTTTTTCCTTCAGATAAGGCAGAAGGCATAGTGAAAGAGCTCAATGTGATCAAGCCCACTATAAAACACAGGATCGCGCTTCTTGTGAAAGACCAGCTTCGTAAAATGCCTGATCTTATATTCTATAATGACGATAGTCTGGAGTATATAGAAAACTTAGAAAAGGCCGTTAAAGGAGAGGAGAACCCTCTGGAAGATCCGGATCTGCTTCCAAAACGAAAAAAGTCCTAA
- the accB gene encoding acetyl-CoA carboxylase biotin carboxyl carrier protein yields MELKEIQNLIKFVAKSGASEVKLEMGDVKITIRTGKTDGNGDTHYIQQVPAMTVPAQPQAVAAPQADTAPKAPADASPAADEESKYVVVKSPIIGTFYRKPAPDKPVFKEVGDSVAVGDVLCVIEAMKLFNEIESEVSGKIVKVLVDDSSPVEFDQPLFLVDPS; encoded by the coding sequence ATGGAATTAAAAGAAATACAAAACCTGATCAAGTTTGTCGCCAAATCCGGTGCCAGTGAGGTTAAACTTGAAATGGGTGATGTGAAGATCACTATTCGAACGGGTAAAACCGATGGAAATGGTGATACGCATTACATTCAGCAAGTACCGGCTATGACAGTGCCTGCACAGCCTCAGGCGGTTGCAGCTCCACAGGCAGATACGGCGCCTAAAGCCCCTGCCGACGCATCCCCGGCAGCAGATGAAGAATCTAAGTATGTCGTGGTAAAATCGCCTATCATAGGTACGTTCTATCGTAAACCTGCTCCAGACAAGCCTGTGTTCAAAGAAGTTGGAGATTCTGTAGCCGTTGGAGATGTTTTATGTGTGATCGAAGCCATGAAGCTATTCAACGAAATAGAAAGTGAAGTTTCCGGTAAGATCGTGAAAGTTTTAGTGGACGATTCAAGCCCGGTAGAATTCGACCAACCTTTATTTTTGGTAGATCCTTCATAA
- the rpmF gene encoding 50S ribosomal protein L32, with translation MAHPKRKISRTRRDKRRTHYKATTPQIATDPTTGEAHLYHRAHWHEGKLYYRGQVVIDATEEVEA, from the coding sequence ATGGCACATCCTAAAAGAAAAATCTCAAGAACGAGAAGAGATAAAAGAAGAACGCATTACAAAGCAACTACCCCGCAAATCGCAACAGACCCAACTACGGGTGAGGCGCATTTATATCACAGAGCCCATTGGCATGAAGGGAAATTATACTATAGAGGCCAGGTAGTAATCGATGCTACTGAAGAAGTCGAAGCATAG
- a CDS encoding YceD family protein yields the protein MEELKEYTIPFIGLKIGEHRFNFEITNTFFEHFGYDEFEKSNIRLDVLLDKKSTLLDIYLDFSGTVGVHCDITNEPYDQAVSGKYHFVVKFGQEYNDENEDLLILPHGSHEVNIQQYVYESIVLAVPTRRIHPGVGDGTLKSEILEKLEELRPKGSNEDLSGNENTDPRWDELKKLLTDK from the coding sequence ATGGAGGAACTGAAAGAATATACCATTCCTTTTATAGGATTGAAAATTGGAGAACACCGGTTTAATTTCGAAATTACGAATACGTTCTTTGAGCATTTTGGGTATGACGAGTTTGAAAAATCAAATATCAGGCTCGATGTATTACTGGATAAGAAATCGACATTACTCGATATCTACCTCGATTTTAGTGGTACCGTGGGTGTACATTGTGATATAACCAACGAACCATACGATCAGGCTGTATCTGGCAAGTATCATTTTGTAGTGAAATTTGGCCAAGAGTATAATGATGAGAATGAAGACCTTTTAATTCTTCCTCATGGAAGTCATGAGGTGAATATTCAGCAATATGTTTACGAATCGATCGTACTGGCCGTACCAACCCGAAGAATACATCCGGGAGTAGGAGACGGTACATTAAAAAGTGAAATACTCGAAAAACTTGAAGAATTACGTCCGAAAGGATCCAATGAGGATCTGTCGGGAAATGAAAATACAGATCCCCGATGGGACGAATTAAAGAAACTATTAACGGATAAATAA
- a CDS encoding PID-CTERM protein-sorting domain-containing protein → MRPQIVAILTIVLSLLNGTVMHAQVDTPPPPPPTPPPELPLDSGIILLLIAGLIYGSYIVSKRIRLARTRS, encoded by the coding sequence ATGCGACCCCAAATCGTAGCCATACTAACTATAGTACTTAGTTTACTAAACGGTACTGTTATGCATGCGCAGGTAGATACACCTCCGCCTCCGCCGCCTACCCCCCCGCCAGAACTTCCCCTGGACAGTGGGATAATTCTTCTATTGATAGCTGGATTGATCTACGGTTCTTACATTGTTTCGAAGAGAATTCGCCTTGCTAGAACGCGTTCATAA
- a CDS encoding ABC transporter permease codes for MNYPLYIAKRYLFSKSSNNAINVITVIAAIGVVVGSMSLFIVLSAFSGLKDFSLQFTNVFDSDLKIVPASGKTLRFTDAISDKLEKTPGIEAYSKIIEERAFLQYKGKNHIAYIKGVDSNYVNVIPVDSILFLSNWFEPGRNEVVIGTNTSIKLSIGINDYTSLLEIYVPTPGTGQITELNIDRAFNRERVVVAGFYEVNEDVNSKYVFSDFELARSLLGLDKDVVSSVEFKLIPGSDEEDVKEALKELFQGQEIQIKNRIQQNDALYKMLNTENIAVYLIFTLVLIIALFNVIGSIIMMILDKRKNIKTLYNLGATLQNVRKIFFLQGTLMTTLGGILGILLGVLIVWIQLKLPFVYITSSLPYPVKLKLINVIVVFATISLLGVVASRIASSRVKESLLD; via the coding sequence GTGAACTACCCCTTATATATTGCTAAACGCTATCTTTTTTCTAAAAGCAGCAATAATGCAATCAATGTGATTACGGTAATCGCCGCAATTGGTGTGGTGGTTGGATCTATGTCCTTGTTTATCGTGCTGTCGGCTTTTTCAGGCCTAAAGGATTTTAGCCTTCAATTTACAAATGTGTTTGACAGTGATCTGAAAATAGTCCCGGCAAGTGGAAAGACTTTGCGATTTACAGATGCCATATCAGATAAGCTGGAGAAAACCCCTGGAATTGAAGCGTATTCTAAGATTATAGAGGAAAGGGCGTTTCTTCAGTATAAAGGAAAAAATCATATTGCCTACATAAAAGGAGTAGATTCTAATTATGTTAATGTGATTCCGGTCGACAGTATTTTATTTCTTAGTAATTGGTTCGAGCCCGGAAGAAATGAAGTTGTAATTGGCACGAATACTTCCATAAAGCTTTCTATCGGGATTAACGATTACACCAGTCTGTTGGAGATCTATGTGCCCACTCCGGGCACAGGACAGATCACCGAGCTTAATATCGACAGAGCCTTTAATAGGGAGCGTGTTGTGGTGGCAGGTTTCTATGAAGTGAATGAGGACGTTAACAGTAAATATGTGTTTTCCGATTTCGAATTGGCGCGATCGCTCCTGGGTCTGGACAAAGACGTGGTTTCGTCTGTGGAATTCAAACTAATTCCCGGATCAGATGAAGAAGATGTAAAAGAAGCTTTGAAGGAATTATTTCAGGGACAAGAAATACAGATCAAGAACAGAATTCAGCAAAACGACGCCCTGTATAAAATGCTTAACACCGAAAATATCGCGGTGTACCTCATCTTTACCCTGGTTCTTATTATTGCACTATTCAATGTGATAGGGTCTATTATCATGATGATCCTGGACAAAAGAAAGAATATCAAAACACTTTATAATCTTGGGGCTACCCTGCAAAACGTCCGAAAGATATTTTTTCTACAAGGTACACTAATGACCACCCTTGGTGGAATTTTAGGAATACTTCTAGGCGTTTTAATCGTTTGGATACAGCTAAAACTTCCTTTTGTGTATATAACCTCCTCCCTGCCTTATCCCGTAAAGTTGAAGTTAATAAATGTGATAGTGGTATTTGCAACTATCAGCCTGCTTGGGGTGGTCGCTTCTCGAATTGCTTCTAGCCGGGTGAAAGAGAGTTTGCTTGATTAA
- the accC gene encoding acetyl-CoA carboxylase biotin carboxylase subunit, which yields MFKKILIANRGEIALRVIRTCKEMGIKTVAVYSKADEESLHVRFADEAVCIGPAPSSESYLKIANIISAAEITNADAIHPGYGFLSENARFSKICEEHEIKFIGASAEMIERMGDKAMAKATMKEAGVPCVPGSDGIIPDFKACKKLAEETGYPVMLKASAGGGGKGMRAVWKEEDLEEAWESAKQESKAAFGNDDMYMEKLIEEPRHIEIQIVGDSTGKACHLSERDCSIQRRHQKLTEETPSPFMTKKLRNDMGMAAVKAAEFIKYEGAGTVEFLVDKHRNFYFMEMNTRIQVEHPITEQVIDFDLIREQILVAAGVPISGKHYTPNLHSIECRINAEDPYNDFRPSPGRITTLHAPGGHGVRLDTHVYAGYVIPPNYDSMIAKLITTAQTRDEAINKMKRALDEFVIEGIKTTIPFHRQLMDHPDYVAGNYTTAFMNNWKMESPNED from the coding sequence ATGTTTAAAAAGATATTAATAGCCAATCGTGGCGAAATCGCGTTACGTGTTATCCGAACCTGTAAAGAAATGGGTATTAAAACCGTAGCAGTATATTCGAAAGCTGATGAAGAGAGTCTTCATGTGCGTTTTGCAGATGAGGCCGTCTGTATTGGTCCGGCTCCAAGTTCTGAAAGTTATCTAAAGATCGCCAATATTATTTCTGCGGCGGAGATAACAAATGCAGATGCTATACATCCCGGTTATGGATTTCTTTCTGAAAATGCTAGATTTTCTAAGATATGTGAGGAGCATGAGATCAAGTTTATTGGTGCTTCCGCCGAAATGATCGAACGTATGGGTGATAAGGCCATGGCCAAGGCGACGATGAAGGAGGCAGGCGTGCCCTGTGTCCCCGGAAGTGACGGGATAATTCCCGATTTTAAGGCATGTAAAAAATTAGCTGAAGAAACCGGCTATCCTGTGATGCTCAAGGCAAGCGCCGGTGGCGGAGGAAAGGGTATGCGTGCCGTATGGAAAGAAGAAGATCTGGAGGAAGCCTGGGAATCGGCGAAGCAGGAAAGTAAAGCTGCCTTTGGAAACGACGATATGTACATGGAGAAGCTCATAGAGGAACCACGACATATAGAAATTCAGATCGTAGGAGACAGCACAGGCAAGGCTTGCCATCTTAGTGAAAGAGACTGCTCCATACAACGAAGACATCAAAAATTAACCGAAGAGACCCCTAGTCCGTTCATGACAAAGAAATTGAGGAACGACATGGGAATGGCTGCCGTTAAAGCCGCCGAATTTATTAAATACGAAGGAGCCGGTACGGTAGAATTTCTTGTAGATAAGCACCGTAATTTCTACTTTATGGAAATGAATACACGTATTCAGGTGGAACACCCTATTACCGAACAGGTGATAGATTTCGACTTAATACGGGAACAGATACTGGTAGCCGCGGGAGTACCAATTTCGGGAAAACACTACACTCCAAATTTGCATTCGATAGAGTGTAGGATCAATGCTGAAGATCCGTACAACGATTTTCGCCCGTCTCCCGGGAGGATCACAACGCTGCATGCCCCTGGCGGACATGGAGTACGGCTCGACACTCATGTATATGCGGGTTATGTGATTCCGCCAAACTACGATTCAATGATCGCCAAACTAATTACCACGGCACAAACACGTGATGAGGCTATCAATAAAATGAAGCGTGCGCTTGACGAGTTTGTTATCGAAGGGATTAAAACGACTATTCCATTCCACAGACAACTTATGGACCATCCCGATTATGTAGCAGGAAACTATACTACTGCCTTTATGAATAATTGGAAAATGGAATCACCGAACGAAGATTAA